GCACTAGTGTCATTAGTAATGAGCAAAACTGTGTTCATTTTCGGTTTTCATCAGTCATTTTGTGATTTGGAATATTGTATTTCCAGTGATTTTAATAATGACTACAtactttacatttatttttgttaaaagtCAGAATTGTAGCTGATTTAGTTTTTAACACACAATATGGAGATGGTTCGGATTCCATCTGTACGACTCTGAGCAGAAAAACGCAATCTGCAGAGATTGCAGCAAACATGTTTCGACCAAAAGTTCAAGCACGAAAAATTGATTCCGCCGTCTCTGAAGCCGGGGACGGACGGGACGGAGCGTGTCAGGCCTCCAGAAAAACACACCGAATGACCAAGGAGACACGTGAACACACAGGTGGATATTAAACACGTGGCGTGCTTTATTTATGTTGAGCTAAATAATAGGTATAAAGCCATAAAGTACCGTCACGTTTAATCACACTCGGTGAAGTACCCGGCCTTTGAATACGGTAAATGCTTCAGGTAATAAAAGCTGTGCCAAACATATGGTCTGTGGACCGAAACCAGGAAGCAGGGGGTCCAATCCGATGCATATAATCAAGTCATTGTTGGATTTTTGGTCGCAGCGGGTTTTAAAGACACAGTTGACTGCATTTGGCACCAGGATATATGTTTAAAATTGGCATGATGTTGAAATTGTACTTAGTTTGAAGATATGGATTCTATTTATTTGCATTAAATCGTTTGGATTTGCAGATGTTTGTGCATTGTTGTCAAGCTTCTTCACAAAAAGTGACTATATTACAGTCTGTATCAGTGACTTTGACCCATAAATGATAAAACATAAttgtgaaaaaaaccccaatagATTATACTGTATATCaccatttggaaaaaaaacattgagatTTGAATTGTGTGCCATATCGCTCGGCCCTACGATTACTGAAGTCTTACGGTTTGGGGACTTCCAAATTTgccacagttgttttttttttttcaagcgtCGAATGAGCTTTTGGGCATTTTGgggtttctttgtttctgtagtGAAAACACATCCATGTTGCACCGACGCCGCTTCCTTTGTCCTTTTCTCACTTCATGCTCTGTCTGTTTGTGCTTCGCACTCACTCTTATTGTCACCTGGCTGCGCAATTCACAACCATAATAGAACAACTACTTGACCTTTAGTTGAACCATAATACAATACAAACCCGGATTAGAACGCACAGActcacgcacgcgcgcacacacgcgcacacacgcgcacacacgcgcagtTCCCACCTGACTGCAGGCTCTTTGTTTCTCTGGAGCCGGGCAAAGGGCGAGGCTTCAGTCGTCATGTTCACACCCTTCCTGACATAACTCGCAAGCATCCTGCTCCTCGATTGGTTTGCTCCCCACCTGgggtctgtttgtgtgtgtgtgtgtgtttgtgtgtaactGTGTTCTACTTCATGTTTGTGTGCTGCCGTGTGTTTACGTGTGTTCTCGCCCATTTGTTAATAATTAAAGACTAGCTTGTCTTCAAACTGTGGACTTTAAtcaggtcacacacactcagactccCTCGGGGTACATTCTTTGACAGTTCATGTTGCAGTAAtgccccaacacacacacacacacacacacacacacacacacacacacacacacacacacacacacacacacactcacacagatgcTCATAAACACTCATTTCAGCACAAACAGAGTCATCCCAGCTGCACACGGCCTTTCAAAGCCAAGGTAACAGGAACCACCTTTTGAAACCTCACACGCTTTTGATCCAAACACTTGTCCAGCCTTGGTaggggtgtgtatgtgtgtgtgtgtatttgtgtgtgtgtgtttgggatgtGTCGTGTGAGCTTTTACTGTCCCGACTGTCACGGAGCGGTTTTGGAGCCCCGCCACACCTGGGATTGATTATGATCTCATAAAAACAATGCGCTGGAAGTTGCTTGTAGCTTTGGGAGTGCCGGATGTATTGACAAGACCTCCACCCTGTTATCTGTCAAACGGATGGAATGATTGGCAGTTTGAGATGGTGAAAGAGGTGAAAACTGGTCTGAGAGTAAACTATGCTCAGAGATATTATCTGACATGACTGGCAAGGCTGTTCTGACAAACCTCTTCATGTGGTTTTCGCTGTGTGGATGTGTTGTGTGGCCTTTTTTGCTTTTCTAAATTTTTCTAAATTAATCATAAaagataaatacaaaaaaacaaccagcacCGTTTTCTTTTAGGCACTATGTTTCACACCCCGCTTGATTTTCTCAAGAAGCCTAAACCTGATGTCGGGAACAGCTGGAGTGTCAGGGTCTGGTTAtcttcacagcagctgtttaCATTAAATACTTATTTCAGATTAAGTTGATAAcacgtgtttctttttttaaatcgacCGGTAGCTTCTGTCTCCCATGTTAAACTATTCTCAACTGAACAGCGtgtgttgactgtgtgtgtttggtcttgTCTTGTAGGAGCCTGGCCTTTGCAGCCATGCTGATGTATGATTACCCTCTGAAGACAGACATGGAGACGGTAagacgtgtgtttgtgtaaatgcCCCTTTGGGTGCGTTTCGTGTGTTCTTGTGTGCTCGCATCAGGCCcgaacacgttttttttttttttttttttcttttactgtcaTACAGTAACCATgttctcgcacacacacacacccacacacccctACGTTGCTCCTGCTACGTGTCTAGACAGACTGGTTCCCACATTCCTGCTCTTCCTGGACAAACAAGCCACTGTACAGTGGAAATTTGCATACAATGGTTCCACACACTGCCAGGCAGTGTATAATGAACTGTAAGAGACATAACAGTTATCTGCTGTCAAACAGCTGAGCCGGAGGTTTTTTGGCCGCCTGCAGTTGTTTGTGTggcagaaatgtgttttccctgtTATTCAAAGCAGAACGGAAATTTCTAACTCTCTGCTCTTTTGTCTCCGTTCACGGTTTCCTTCTCCGGcatcctctctttctcctctcccgCAGTCCTTCTACTCATCGTTGGTGAAAACCCCCGAGCCGTACAGAGTGATCTTCCCCCATCCGGCCAACCTCTACcagatgcacatgcacaccTTCGCCCAGTCGCAGACCCCCGGCAACCCGGCGCACACGCAGATGGAGCCCGTGGATCTGTCCACCAGCAAGCgctcgtcctccacctcctcgtcctcctcgacCCCGCGCtcgtccgcctcctccccggCCTCCCCTCACAGCACCCCTCCCTCGCCGTACAGCTCAGCGAGCCGCGCCTCCCCCCGCTGCTCGCCGCCGCACAGCCAGCTGCGGTCGTCGCCCTCCCACTCCCTGCAGCACCCCGGCTCCTCGCTGCCCTACCCCACCATGGTGGCCCCGCTGATCAACCCGGCCTCTGGGGTCAtccaggggtcaggggtcatggtGTCCCCGGTCATGGTGCCTCTGTCAGTCCTCTACCCGTCGCCCCTTCACCTGCACCAGCCATTAATGGTGAACCCACCGGTCGCCGGCGAGGACGACCATCATCGGAGCAGGGAGCACAAGACAGGTGAGAGCtctttgatttttatctgtttgaACTTTACTTCAATTAATAAATGTCATCTGGGGGCTGGGAACCTTTTGACGCTTTCTCCTTAAAAGTACATAAATCTCTTGCCAAAAATGAGGAAGTCTTATTCATTTCCTCTCTCATTTTAACAGTCTCTGCATAATCTCATTtgttatgaaagcactttttcctttttgtttcgGCGGTCAGCCAAAGGGCAGTGAGACGCGGGGGTCACAATCTCTGGATTTTCAACCAGTGACTGAGAACGATGTGATAAAACAAGCACAAGTCTGCCAATTTTATTTAGATCCAGATTTATAGACGAGTTACAAGCAGAGAAATATCAGTATAAATGGGTTAGAAGACTAAAGAATGTTTCCAGAGGATGTGTTTCAGTCcaaactacatcctgacagtgAAGCTCGAGACGCATGCGAGCGATAAAGGACTTGTCTTCAGTGGACCGTTAAAATGTGGCATTTCTAACAACTTCAATTACCGGCCGTTCACATCTGGTGATTGTTTCACATCCTCACAGTTCACTCCGCGAAGCCCCTGGAACTCCGAGGGGACGCCCACGACCTGCACAAGCCAATCAAAACAGAGTCCCGCCCTGAACTCATTCATGACCCCCACAGCGGCCTGGAGATGAAATCATCGGTCATCAGGATACCGCACGAGTACGAGTGAGTAGCTCGCCGACAAATGCTAAAGTTGCAAGTTTTTTAAAAGAAGCTCTGACTGTTGCACAATATTCAGCGTCTTCAGGTCAGAGACTCACTCTGAATCAGATCCGCCCCGTTCCTGTTTTGACCTCTTTTTTCAGGGCAGGTGCTCTGCCAGGACTCGGGGTTTTTAAGGCTCTTAAACACAAGGGATTAGCTCGCCGCTGAAATATGCAGCGTTAATACAAGGAAAGAATCCTGATTCAGGCAAGAACAATTTACACAAAGCACTTTTAGAAGCCTCAGATTAGAAAAATCAACATGAGCGCCGCAAGATTAATGATTTTCAacaaggaagaagaggaaaaatattttctgttgtagTTCTTATCTTTCCAAGGAACTGGGGTCATGTTGGCGGTGAGTTGCCTAACATTAATGGGCATTGCGTTGCGTTTCCCTTCAGCTCTGGAAAGTCTCTGTTAATTAATTGGATGACGCACGGGGAACATTGTTTCGCTTGCAGCGGAGAGCTTAGATTATTAAGATCAAGTCTGTGATATACAGATAATAAAACACGAGGAAACATTGCGGGCGTCACGGGTGACACGTGAACGCGGATCCTTCTCTTTTCCGGGTGTGTCTGATCCTGAATCGTTCCACTCTGACGTCTCCGCCTGCAGACTCCGCCCACCAGCCACACCCGTCTCCTTATCGCCTGGCTTGGAGGAACAAGGGTTCATATCaggctcctctgtcctcctccctttctcctcctcgctcggatgcttcctgtctgtttttgaTACTTTTTGTCCTGCTTCTTTTTGGTAGCCGTTttgctcctccctcctcctccatctctaaCTAAATAATGGGGCCGTTGGCGGTTAGTTCCTCCTGGTGTAAAGTGCTTATGGGAGTTCGACCCTGGAGACAGAAAAGGGTGTGTTTCTGTCCGTCATCACCTCTTCTCTCAACATACacgcacctgtgtgtgtgtgtgtgtgtgtgtgtgtgtgtgtgtgtgtgcgcgtgcctGCCACAAGGGAATTTTTACACATTCCTTTTATCAAAATTGATCTGTGTGGGACTCATATTTCAACATTTGACACCTGTTGTcaactgccacacacacacacacacacacacacacacacacacacacacacacacgcacacacacagctcatagAATAAGACTGAGTTGTCTCCTCTCACTAACTGTAACACATTTTTACTGCATGATCTCATAATTTATGACCGTGTAAGCTTTTGTTTTCaccaaatgtttttatttgtgcacacacacacagacacacacacacgaaacgcATGAATGGAGCATTGAGTATGAAGGAAGGCAGTAAAATGTCAAGGTTTCCACACTTGCAGAGCTTGTTTCGGGAAGTACGTGAGCGCGACACGGAAGAGCTGTATCAAATTCCAGTGGCTGAACGGCTGAATGGCGTATTAAAGAAACAGCAGTGACAGAGGTTGACAGGACAAAGCGGGGCGTGGTAGACTGGAAAAAGGCgggaggtgttttttttctgcttcctgaCTGGCAGAAGTTGTTATTTCACAGCAGCCAAATCAATCTGGCGTCTGGATTGAATGTAGTGACGGTGGACGTCGGCTCCATCTGCTGGTGACATGAGGAACGACGCGGCGGCGGCCTCTGACCTCTTCTTGTCTCTCTCGCCAGGGGAAACAGCCCATCGGTAATAGTTCACTCGGGCGCCAAGCATCCCCTCCCGGCCGAGTCTCCAGACACCCTGAAAAAGCGGCGGATCCACCGATGCGACTTCAGCGGCTGCAACAAAGTGTACACGAAGAGCTCCCACCTGAAGGCGCACCGCAGGACACACACCGGTGAgacgcctcgcctcgcctccgGTTCTCATCACACACTTTTAAACTTTTCCCACAATGCTCAtcttgtgtgttgttctcctgACAGGGGAGAAGCCCTACAAGTGCATGTGGGAAGGCTGCACGTGGAAGTTCGCCCGTTCGGACGAGCTGACGAGACACTTCCGGAAGCACACGGGGGTCAAACCGTTCCAGTGCCCGGACTGCGAGCGCAGCTTCTCGCGCTCCGACCACCTGGCCCTGCACAAGAAACGCCACCTCCTGGTGTGAACGCCTCCACTGGGCAGCTGCAAACAAACTGGGTGCTGACTTCCGAAATGGACCGTACCACTTTGACTTGAGAAGCGGGGGGGGGTGCTCATTGGATTCTGACTGCGGAGTGGGGAGACGTTCCTCAGGGTGCAAGTTGAGACTCTTTCACCTCATGAGTCTGAAAATGAGCTGACGCCGGCTCACTACTCGCAGATTTATCACAACGCATTCTGATTTTACCTTTGATGGGAATGTGGTAGCTGTTCCTGACCTCTGATCAGCCATAGAAGGGCGagacactttctttctttctttttttttgtttttttttttaattcaagagGATTGCTGCATCTCAGCTGGCTGACAGCGGCGTCCTCTCCTGTCTTCAGAACCAAACTGCATCAACACCACATCTTCGTGCAAACACGTCTCATTTCTGTGCATGTGatcaaagaaagaaatccaAGCGTGGACGCAGTCACACGCCTACACACACATGTTATTTGCTGGCTAAGCCAATAAAATGTGAATCTTTCCAGAATGTATCCCTTCATGCTTACTTTGCTTTATGTCATGCATACAtcgaccttttctttttttttttttttttttttttggttgttttttgttgtttttgttccgGCGCAGCTACCTGGGAATCGATGCTCGCTGCTCCTCTGTGGACATTCAAACACCACACACCTCATCTGCCTCTAAGCTTACGTCCATGAAGTGATGACAGGTAGCCAACGCTTGCTTTCACCTCTCGTCGTGCACACAGCGGATCACATGCACTTATCCACAGCAGCTCAGCCTCGGTTTTGTGTGCTTTCCAGTTGGttcgttttgtttttaaagtgggGACTGTGGGTCTCATTCATTGTCGGAGTGAAGTGTTTTGTTCATTCAGAAATGTGAAAGTTGCTGCACAGGGGCATTATTGACGTGTCGGTGAGAAAAGACACCATTCGGTTGGTTTAGGGTAGAAGCAATGAAACGTCTGTTTTTGTCTTGTATCGTGTATTTCTgaaatgtgtattggtttatgaTGTGACGCCATagtagccttttttttttttcat
The nucleotide sequence above comes from Salarias fasciatus chromosome 6, fSalaFa1.1, whole genome shotgun sequence. Encoded proteins:
- the klf3 gene encoding Krueppel-like factor 3 is translated as MLMYDYPLKTDMETSFYSSLVKTPEPYRVIFPHPANLYQMHMHTFAQSQTPGNPAHTQMEPVDLSTSKRSSSTSSSSSTPRSSASSPASPHSTPPSPYSSASRASPRCSPPHSQLRSSPSHSLQHPGSSLPYPTMVAPLINPASGVIQGSGVMVSPVMVPLSVLYPSPLHLHQPLMVNPPVAGEDDHHRSREHKTVHSAKPLELRGDAHDLHKPIKTESRPELIHDPHSGLEMKSSVIRIPHEYEGNSPSVIVHSGAKHPLPAESPDTLKKRRIHRCDFSGCNKVYTKSSHLKAHRRTHTGEKPYKCMWEGCTWKFARSDELTRHFRKHTGVKPFQCPDCERSFSRSDHLALHKKRHLLV